The following are encoded together in the Labeo rohita strain BAU-BD-2019 chromosome 17, IGBB_LRoh.1.0, whole genome shotgun sequence genome:
- the fosl2 gene encoding fos-related antigen 2 isoform X2, producing MPGSSSAFIPTINAITTSQDLQWMVQPTVITSMSNPYSRPHPYGLSVSSGPSLLGHTALTRPGVIRSIGDARGRRKRDEQLTPEEEEKRRVRRERNKLAAAKCRNRRRELTEMLQGETEKLEEEKADLQKEIETLQKEKDKLEFMLVAHNPVCKLPPEERHQSSHSQQCAPLPLTMRSNLGPRGPMNTLNPVVVKQEPLEEDDDEDEGKAQHSVIKPICLGGGMYCSDGDSLNTPVVAASTPVSTPNNPSLIFTYPSMLEPESPSPSSESCSKAHRRSSSSGDQSSDSLNSPTLLAL from the exons ATGCCTGGTTCTAGCAGTGCCTTTATTCCAACAATTAATGCCATAACGACCAGTCAGGACCTGCAGTGGATGGTTCAGCCCACAGTCATCACATCCATGTCTAATCCATATTCCCGGCCTCACCCGTACGGCTTGTCTGTGTCTAGTGGCCCAAGCCTCCTCGGCCACACAGCCCTCACACGGCCCGGGGTCATCCGGTCCATTGGCGACGCTCGTGGTCGACGCAAACGAGACGAGCAG CTTACCCCAGAGGAAGAAGAAAAACGAAGAGTTAGACGAGAAAGAAACAAATTAGCTGCAGCAAAATGTCGGAACCGCAGAAGAGAACTGACCGAGATGCTGCAAGGG GAGACAGAGAAGTTAGAGGAGGAGAAGGCTGACTTGCAGAAAGAAATCGAGACCCTGCAGAAAGAAAAGGACAAGTTGGAATTCATGTTGGTGGCCCACAACCCTGTGTGCAAACTGCCCCCTGAAGAACGCCATCAGAGCTCACACTCCCAGCAGTGTGCGCCCCTTCCTCTGACCATGCGCTCCAACCTGGGCCCCCGGGGACCGATGAATACCCTCAACCCAGTGGTGGTTAAACAGGAGCCTTTAGAAGAAGACGACGATGAGGACGAAGGAAAAGCCCAGCATTCAGTCATCAAGCCCATCTGCCTAGGTGGCGGCATGTATTGTTCTGATGGAGACAGCCTCAACACGCCTGTGGTGGCTGCTTCCACCCCGGTGTCCACCCCAAACAACCCAAGCCTCATCTTCACCTACCCCAGCATGCTCGAGCCCGAGAGTCCCTCACCCTCATCGGAGTCTTGCTCCAAAGCCCATCGCCGCAGCAGTAGCAGCGGCGACCAGTCCTCAGATTCCCTAAATTCTCCCACTCTGTTGGCGCTTTGA
- the fosl2 gene encoding fos-related antigen 2 isoform X1 — protein sequence MYQDYTGTYDTSSRGSSSSPAHPDTSPIPASNYQKYRVDMPGSSSAFIPTINAITTSQDLQWMVQPTVITSMSNPYSRPHPYGLSVSSGPSLLGHTALTRPGVIRSIGDARGRRKRDEQLTPEEEEKRRVRRERNKLAAAKCRNRRRELTEMLQGETEKLEEEKADLQKEIETLQKEKDKLEFMLVAHNPVCKLPPEERHQSSHSQQCAPLPLTMRSNLGPRGPMNTLNPVVVKQEPLEEDDDEDEGKAQHSVIKPICLGGGMYCSDGDSLNTPVVAASTPVSTPNNPSLIFTYPSMLEPESPSPSSESCSKAHRRSSSSGDQSSDSLNSPTLLAL from the exons AAGTACAGAGTAGACATGCCTGGTTCTAGCAGTGCCTTTATTCCAACAATTAATGCCATAACGACCAGTCAGGACCTGCAGTGGATGGTTCAGCCCACAGTCATCACATCCATGTCTAATCCATATTCCCGGCCTCACCCGTACGGCTTGTCTGTGTCTAGTGGCCCAAGCCTCCTCGGCCACACAGCCCTCACACGGCCCGGGGTCATCCGGTCCATTGGCGACGCTCGTGGTCGACGCAAACGAGACGAGCAG CTTACCCCAGAGGAAGAAGAAAAACGAAGAGTTAGACGAGAAAGAAACAAATTAGCTGCAGCAAAATGTCGGAACCGCAGAAGAGAACTGACCGAGATGCTGCAAGGG GAGACAGAGAAGTTAGAGGAGGAGAAGGCTGACTTGCAGAAAGAAATCGAGACCCTGCAGAAAGAAAAGGACAAGTTGGAATTCATGTTGGTGGCCCACAACCCTGTGTGCAAACTGCCCCCTGAAGAACGCCATCAGAGCTCACACTCCCAGCAGTGTGCGCCCCTTCCTCTGACCATGCGCTCCAACCTGGGCCCCCGGGGACCGATGAATACCCTCAACCCAGTGGTGGTTAAACAGGAGCCTTTAGAAGAAGACGACGATGAGGACGAAGGAAAAGCCCAGCATTCAGTCATCAAGCCCATCTGCCTAGGTGGCGGCATGTATTGTTCTGATGGAGACAGCCTCAACACGCCTGTGGTGGCTGCTTCCACCCCGGTGTCCACCCCAAACAACCCAAGCCTCATCTTCACCTACCCCAGCATGCTCGAGCCCGAGAGTCCCTCACCCTCATCGGAGTCTTGCTCCAAAGCCCATCGCCGCAGCAGTAGCAGCGGCGACCAGTCCTCAGATTCCCTAAATTCTCCCACTCTGTTGGCGCTTTGA